The Sinomicrobium kalidii region GTACAGGAAGAACTGAATATAAAACCGGCCCCGCCCATGTCCCGGAGTTCCTGTAATATATACACCAGGGTATTGATATTGTTTTCGTAATACAAGAGGGGTTTTTCCACACTTTCGCCCACGGCCTTGGACGCGGCAAAATGGATGACGCCTTCCACATCGGAATGTTTGGCAAAGAATGCCTTTACCTTCGCTTTTTCACGCAAATCCATTTTTTCGAACTGCGGGGTTTTGCCCGTAATGCGGGTTATCCCTTCGAGCACATCGATGGATGAGTTGGACAGGTTGTCGATGATCACTACTGCGAATCCCTCGTTCTGTAATTCCACCACGGTATGGGAACCGATAAAACCCAGTCCCCCCGTCACTAAAATTTTCTTTTTCGCTGCCATTTTTTAATATAACCTTTTATCCGCTTTGTTCACTATTGGTTAACAAATGCCTTTATTTTGGAGGTAATGTATTCAATCTGTTCATCATCGAGTTCCGTGTGCATGGGGAGGGATATGACTTCCTTTGCCAGTTGGTTGGTTACACCGAACGCTTCTTCCCTGTACCGTTCGTCGGCATATGCTTTCTGCCGGTGCAGGGGTATCGGGTAATATACCCCGGAGGGAATTTCATTTTCATTTAAAAAACGTGCCAGTGCATCCCTCTTCCCTTCTTTTATTTTTAATGTATACTGATGATATACGTGAGCGTCTGCTTCACCCACCAGAACGGGAGTAATGATTTTTTCTTCTCCTTCAAGCGCCCTCGTATATTTTGACGCGGCCGCTTTACGCTTTTCATTATACGTATCGAGCAACGGAAGTTTGGCCCGAAGTACGGCAGCCTGTATGGAATCGAGGCGGGAATTCACCCCTACCACATCGTGATGATAACGTTCGTACATTCCGTGATTCACTATACCCCTGATAGTATGGGCCAGCTTGTCATTATTGGTGAATATGGCCCCGCCGTCGCCATAGCACCCGAGGTTCTTGGACGGAAAGAAGGACGTGGCGGATACATCACCGATGGCGCCGGTCTTTACTTTTGTCCCGTCCTTAGAGGTATAGGTCGCACCGATCCCCTGGGCATTATCTTCAATAACATAAAGGTCGTGTTCCTTTGCAATTTCCATAATGGCATCCATATCCGCACACTGTCCGAACAGGTGTATGGGAACAATGGCCCTGGTTTTCGGGGTAATGGCCTTTCGTATGGCTTCGGGATCTATGTTAAACGTATCGGGTTCCACATCCACCAGTACAGGGGTCAGCTTTAAAAGGGCAATGACCTCTACCGTGGCCGCAAAGGTAAAGTCGGCCGTGATCACCTCGTCTCCGGGTTCCAGCCCCAGGCCCATCATGGCTATTTGCAGGGCATCTGTTCCGTTGGCACAGGGTATAACATGCTTCACCCCGACGTATTCCTCCAGTTCTTTCTGAAAAGCGTGTACCTGCGGACCGTTGATAAAGGCTGCGGAATCAATAACCTCTGCAATAGACCGGTCAACAGTATCCTTGATAAATTCATACTGACCCTTGAGGTCAACCATCTGTATTTTCTTCACTATGTGCTGTATTTAGATTATAAACCTTCGCCACCTTTACCTCTTCTGTACGGAAAAGGCGCTGCAAAAGTCAACCGCCGGAAAAGGCATATGCAAAGGCTAAAATATTACTTAAAAAACCAAACAATATTACGAAATAAAGGGACGACTGCCAATGAAACAGGAATGATTTTCACGAAGCCGAAAAATTTGATTTTACCGGGGC contains the following coding sequences:
- a CDS encoding DegT/DnrJ/EryC1/StrS family aminotransferase produces the protein MKKIQMVDLKGQYEFIKDTVDRSIAEVIDSAAFINGPQVHAFQKELEEYVGVKHVIPCANGTDALQIAMMGLGLEPGDEVITADFTFAATVEVIALLKLTPVLVDVEPDTFNIDPEAIRKAITPKTRAIVPIHLFGQCADMDAIMEIAKEHDLYVIEDNAQGIGATYTSKDGTKVKTGAIGDVSATSFFPSKNLGCYGDGGAIFTNNDKLAHTIRGIVNHGMYERYHHDVVGVNSRLDSIQAAVLRAKLPLLDTYNEKRKAAASKYTRALEGEEKIITPVLVGEADAHVYHQYTLKIKEGKRDALARFLNENEIPSGVYYPIPLHRQKAYADERYREEAFGVTNQLAKEVISLPMHTELDDEQIEYITSKIKAFVNQ